agctctacgtatacatacatcccctgttttttggatttccttccccaGAAAACCATTCTTTTGAATCTAATAACCACAGTCCACCAAGCTTATAAAAATCTTTCCACATTCCATCACATCTCATGATGCCTGTTCTTTGGTCTCCAGGGGAGCTCCGGTGTCCTGAGCCTTCTGTTTGCTCTTAATCAGGAAGATGGGCATCATGCCATAGCAGTTTGCAAACGGGAGTCGGAAAGGTAAGTGACTTTCTTAAGATCACACAGCCACACAAGCTGGAGCTAGGGTGGAAGCCCCATGCCTGAATCTAGAGGGGTCTCCACTCCGGATGCACAGGGAATCACTAGGGGAACTTTTACAACTGCCAACCCCTCAGCGGCTGCCCCCAGAGGGTCCAATTTAATTGATTTAATTGGCGGGGCCTGGGCAGTGGTAGGGGGCAGGTTAGAGCGCCCCAGGTGATGCTAATAGGCTGCAGGAGCTGAGAATCACTGTGCCAGAGCCTGTAGCACAAGCACACTGGCTCAGGCGCAGAGGAACCATCCCggctctgccactaacttgcTGTGTGCAAAGCCCATAACCTCtctattcttcagtttcttcatttgtcaaaAGGGAGATCTCTTTCAGGGTCTCCTTCACATGTGGGATCTGTGAGTCATGGGGTAATCGGAAGACGCTTGAAGCCCTCAGCGGGGTGCGACTGCAGGAAGGGGCTTGAGGTCCTGGCCCCCCTGCCTGCGGCAAGTGGGGAGAGCGGGGCTCCTCTCCTAACGTGATTCTCAGAACTCTTCTCTGTTCTCCGTTCCCGGTGGTGAAAAGCGCGTTGCGGAACAAACAGAGCTATGCCTGTTTCCCAAATGATGAAGGTGAGTTCACCTCCTTGGGTGGTTTTTCAGTGTTTCTGAGACAGAGTTcacttttcttctgggaccctttgGGGCGCACTGGGACCTTAACGGGGGAGGTTAGGGGCTGGGGAGGTGTGAGAGGCCCCTCCTCACACCACAGCACACCTAGTACTAAAGTGGAGGGGCTCAGAGAGCTCCAGAGTCGGGCGGCGGTATGGCCGAGGCGTTGAGAATAAGAGGGCGGGAGGGCTGGCCTGAGCCCCCAGGAAGTGCCCGAAGCCGCTCTCCTGGCAGGAGGGAGGCCACGCCCTTGAGCCCTGGAGGGGCAGGTGTCACTGCACCTTCGGACTGAAGTGAGGGGGAGGGGACTTCCCCGTAGAGGGACAGGCACCCCTGTCGTGAGCTGAGCCCCCGAAGGTGGTCCCGgcgttctctgtctgactcagaGGATGTTTTTTTCTCCTCGGCACCTGGTTCAGGGCCCCCCGGAGGATGCGTGTTGACCGGCCAACGTTCCCACTACAAATGTGGGCCCCGGAGCCAGAATTTCTTGATTCTGAAAAAGTACTTCCTGCCGGCAGCGCCTCAGGAAGTGGATCGTAAAAGTTCTTTTCCCCCGCGCTCCTCTTCGTGCGTGGGGCCTCTGCGTCCAGAGTCTGGAGCGCGAACCCGACGCGGCCAGGACAGAGCGGGAGGCCCTGAGCGGTACTGCGGGGCAGCGGCTCCCCCCGGCAGCTGTCCCAGGTTGCAGCGTCAGGGCAGTGGGTGTGGATCCGCGCCGCGACCTCAGGCGCAACAGTTAGCAGTTTCCTTCCGTTTCCTAGCTCCCAGGCTCGGAAGGAAACCCTTTCGGTGTGTGCGAGGACCTCTTCTGCTCCCTGGGGTCCAAGGAAGTGGAGCTCTGGGCCTCAGGTCACCGTGGCACTGCCGAGACTGGCTCTTCACTCGTCTTGGTCCCTGGGGGGCAGCGGCGCCATCGAGTCCGGGTGCAGCCCCCGGGTCTTCATGCCCTGTGCCTGCGGGCAGTCGTGGCCAGCCCACCCCGACGCGACTCCTCCCCCTTTGCCGAGACCACCACCCCTGTGCCCCCGTCTCAGTCGACTCCCCTCTTCAACTCAAGCCACCACTCTcat
Above is a genomic segment from Tursiops truncatus isolate mTurTru1 chromosome 2, mTurTru1.mat.Y, whole genome shotgun sequence containing:
- the LOC109552703 gene encoding uncharacterized protein; the protein is MRRSSGPKAWHKRNGMARGWLGTHCLMLSNLSGSSGVLSLLFALNQEDGHHAIAVCKRESESALRNKQSYACFPNDEGPPGGCVLTGQRSHYKCGPRSQNFLILKKYFLPAAPQEVDRKSSFPPRSSSCVGPLRPESGARTRRGQDRAGGPERYCGAAAPPGSCPRLQRQGSGCGSAPRPQAQQLAVSFRFLAPRLGRKPFRCVRGPLLLPGVQGSGALGLRSPWHCRDWLFTRLGPWGAAAPSSPGAAPGSSCPVPAGSRGQPTPTRLLPLCRDHHPCAPVSVDSPLQLKPPLSSPLPSGTTQMAPSPPPQGPKT